One region of Trinickia violacea genomic DNA includes:
- a CDS encoding fumarylacetoacetate hydrolase family protein, with protein sequence MAVHVLHYLHDGHAQWGVVADGAITPIPGEFRSTAEFVEANPVERLLSLDGPTIPESQVQWLSPVTANQQFVCQGANYRQHMIESGMDPDAKKFNMIFTKATSCIVAADSPLVKPKEVRFLDYEIELGLVLKRDITSRVTVTDENLHEFVAGAVIVNDYSARDIQIPQMQFYKGKSYRTFGPVGPYLCLLQKEEIAKLGELVLTLTVNGTVRQNDTTAGLVYGPAETLTELSGVQDLHTGDLLATGTPSGCALIIPSPEKQRAAAQLPEAEKWRLFLNLQAERTQYLQVGDVVEARIVSHDGSINLGVQQNRVVAEAP encoded by the coding sequence ATGGCAGTTCACGTTCTGCATTATCTGCATGATGGTCACGCCCAGTGGGGCGTCGTTGCCGATGGCGCGATCACGCCGATACCTGGCGAGTTCAGATCGACCGCCGAATTCGTTGAGGCGAATCCGGTCGAACGGCTGCTTTCACTGGACGGCCCGACGATTCCCGAGTCGCAGGTTCAATGGCTGTCGCCAGTGACAGCAAATCAGCAGTTCGTCTGCCAGGGAGCGAACTATCGCCAGCATATGATCGAGTCCGGCATGGACCCGGACGCGAAGAAGTTCAATATGATCTTCACGAAGGCGACGAGCTGCATCGTTGCGGCAGACTCGCCGCTCGTGAAGCCGAAAGAGGTGCGATTCCTCGACTATGAAATCGAACTCGGTCTTGTCCTGAAGCGCGACATCACCTCCCGCGTCACCGTGACGGACGAGAACCTGCACGAGTTCGTCGCGGGCGCCGTGATCGTCAATGATTACTCGGCGCGCGACATTCAGATTCCGCAGATGCAGTTCTACAAGGGCAAGAGCTACCGGACGTTCGGGCCGGTCGGTCCGTACCTGTGCCTGCTGCAAAAGGAAGAAATTGCGAAGCTGGGCGAGCTCGTGCTGACGCTGACCGTCAATGGCACCGTTCGGCAGAACGACACCACGGCCGGTCTGGTCTATGGTCCCGCAGAGACGCTGACCGAGCTTTCCGGCGTACAGGATCTGCACACGGGCGACCTGCTTGCGACCGGCACGCCGTCCGGTTGTGCGTTGATCATTCCGTCGCCCGAAAAGCAGCGCGCTGCCGCACAGTTGCCTGAAGCGGAAAAGTGGCGTCTGTTCCTGAATCTGCAGGCTGAGCGGACCCAGTACCTTCAGGTCGGGGACGTCGTGGAGGCGCGTATCGTCAGCCACGACGGCTCGATCAATCTTGGTGTGCAGCAAAATCGAGTGGTCGCGGAGGCACCATGA
- a CDS encoding VOC family protein, producing METTTENGAAPELTTEQPARHPNPTAKATALAYLMFDRPDLGKAERFLSDFGLQTVSRGETLLLLRGAGASHFCYVVRKASKSRFVGFGLQVGSRCELDALQKLPGASGVDHSALPGGGYLVTLSDPSGFQVDAIWGQTAAGSLPHRLPLPFNSVDATVRVNGTQRPPGHAPEVVRLGHVVLELADYQRTCAWYTQHFGFIPSDVQVLPDGSPAVAFMRLDLGGEPADHHTLALAQGFVAKYSHSAYELVDADAVGMGQRVLRENGWTHAWGIGRHILGSQIFDYWQDPWGDKHEHYCDGDLFTADVPTGIHGVSREAMAQWGPTMPRSFTKPKLTPMSLAGLIRNLRRSPDLTLAKLKTLASIFA from the coding sequence ATGGAGACGACCACCGAAAACGGTGCCGCCCCGGAGCTGACGACTGAGCAACCGGCGCGTCATCCGAATCCGACGGCAAAAGCGACGGCTTTGGCCTACTTGATGTTCGATCGGCCCGACCTGGGGAAAGCCGAGCGTTTTCTCAGCGACTTCGGGCTACAAACCGTTTCGCGTGGCGAAACCTTGCTGCTCCTGCGCGGCGCGGGTGCCTCGCACTTTTGCTATGTCGTTCGCAAGGCGTCCAAATCGCGGTTCGTGGGGTTCGGCTTGCAGGTCGGCAGCCGTTGCGAGCTCGACGCACTGCAAAAGCTGCCGGGCGCCAGTGGAGTCGATCATTCGGCATTGCCGGGCGGTGGTTACCTGGTGACGCTGAGCGATCCTTCCGGTTTTCAGGTCGATGCGATATGGGGTCAGACCGCGGCGGGGAGCTTGCCTCACCGGCTGCCGTTGCCCTTCAACTCGGTCGATGCGACGGTCCGCGTCAACGGAACTCAGCGACCACCCGGACACGCGCCGGAGGTCGTCCGCCTAGGGCACGTGGTGCTCGAACTTGCCGACTATCAGAGAACCTGTGCGTGGTACACGCAGCACTTCGGCTTCATTCCTAGCGACGTGCAGGTGCTGCCCGACGGCTCTCCCGCCGTCGCCTTCATGCGTCTCGATCTCGGCGGCGAGCCAGCCGATCATCACACCCTTGCCCTCGCTCAGGGGTTTGTCGCGAAGTACAGCCACAGCGCATATGAGCTCGTCGACGCGGACGCGGTCGGCATGGGCCAGCGCGTTCTGCGCGAAAACGGCTGGACCCACGCGTGGGGAATTGGCCGACATATCCTCGGCAGTCAGATCTTCGACTACTGGCAGGACCCTTGGGGCGACAAGCACGAACACTACTGCGACGGCGATCTGTTCACTGCCGACGTGCCGACCGGAATCCATGGCGTGAGCCGCGAGGCGATGGCGCAGTGGGGACCGACGATGCCGCGCAGCTTTACCAAGCCGAAACTGACGCCTATGAGCCTCGCCGGACTGATTCGCAATCTGCGCCGCAGCCCCGACCTCACGCTGGCCAAGCTGAAGACGCTCGCCAGCATTTTCGCCTGA